One Yimella lutea DNA window includes the following coding sequences:
- a CDS encoding serine/threonine-protein kinase, whose product MRGSKGDRRQGEGTRMADDRVGATFGPYRIDDLIGRGGMGEVYRAYDTIKDREVALKLLPRELAKDASYRERFQREARVAARLQEPHVIPIHDFGEIDDILFMDMRLVRGKDLRAVLRRPDHMDVTFAVEVARQVADALEAAHNDGLVHRDVKPENILLLPSGFAYLADFGIASRSDEVRLTSTGTAIGSFAYMAPERFQDEPVGPATDIYSLGCVLYECLAGEPPFPRSSVPSMIQAHLNDAPRGLTCVRDDVPPALEKVIARAMAKDPAQRFGSAREFGRAATAALEASGQTVRSAGAGVAAAGTATAMLPKRSPAALTGGAPSGTSRPHSDPAFTPRRPTGTHFRTPNPPPAERPGRKLGPEAALWAVLAALALVAAFAAWQVWGQDDGTGAVGADTPDRSSPSSGTTSSTGPSSTSRPSSPTSTSTSVSTRPDGKVTTVTVTHTGSSTTTTSASTQASSREPTTSTSTDTSTSTPTSPTIAPGAGYDSQGWTGHSEVRCSGGDRAVLVASSDTSLVTICEAPSGSRYYLGLRPDQTEKPNNIRVANPVRESDGWRANSGGYVYKVTPSMLYISNNSGTLRDEAISTYVEPS is encoded by the coding sequence GTGCGCGGATCCAAGGGGGACCGCAGACAGGGGGAGGGCACGAGGATGGCCGACGATCGCGTCGGAGCGACCTTCGGCCCATATCGCATCGACGATCTCATCGGACGTGGCGGTATGGGCGAGGTCTACCGCGCCTATGACACGATCAAGGACCGCGAGGTCGCCTTGAAACTGCTGCCGCGTGAGCTCGCGAAGGACGCGAGTTACCGGGAACGCTTCCAGCGCGAGGCCAGGGTCGCTGCGCGCCTGCAGGAACCGCACGTGATCCCGATCCACGACTTCGGTGAGATCGACGACATTCTGTTCATGGACATGCGCCTGGTGCGTGGCAAGGACCTGCGCGCGGTGCTGCGCCGGCCAGACCACATGGACGTGACCTTCGCCGTCGAAGTGGCCCGACAGGTCGCGGACGCGCTGGAGGCGGCCCATAACGACGGCTTGGTGCACCGCGACGTCAAGCCGGAGAACATCCTGTTGTTGCCCTCGGGCTTCGCCTATCTGGCCGACTTCGGAATCGCCAGTCGCAGTGACGAGGTTCGATTGACCTCCACGGGCACCGCGATCGGATCCTTCGCCTACATGGCTCCGGAGCGTTTCCAGGACGAGCCTGTCGGCCCGGCGACCGACATCTACTCACTCGGCTGCGTGCTCTACGAGTGCCTCGCCGGGGAGCCGCCATTCCCGCGGTCGTCCGTGCCGTCGATGATCCAGGCGCACCTGAACGACGCACCACGCGGGCTGACCTGCGTCAGGGATGACGTCCCACCCGCCCTGGAGAAGGTCATTGCGCGGGCGATGGCCAAGGATCCGGCCCAGCGGTTCGGCAGCGCGCGCGAGTTCGGGCGTGCCGCCACGGCAGCCTTGGAGGCGTCCGGACAAACGGTGAGGTCGGCCGGTGCAGGGGTGGCTGCTGCCGGAACGGCGACAGCGATGCTGCCCAAACGCTCGCCCGCTGCCCTGACCGGAGGAGCCCCGTCAGGAACATCCCGTCCCCACTCGGACCCCGCCTTCACACCGCGGCGTCCGACCGGCACCCACTTCCGCACCCCCAACCCACCCCCCGCTGAGCGACCGGGCCGCAAGCTGGGCCCCGAGGCCGCGCTGTGGGCTGTGCTCGCCGCGCTCGCACTCGTCGCTGCGTTCGCGGCCTGGCAGGTCTGGGGCCAGGACGACGGCACGGGTGCCGTCGGAGCAGACACCCCCGATCGCTCGTCGCCGAGTTCGGGAACCACCAGCTCAACAGGTCCGAGCAGTACGTCGCGCCCGTCGAGCCCGACATCGACCAGTACCTCGGTGAGCACCCGACCGGACGGCAAGGTCACGACCGTGACGGTCACGCACACCGGCTCCTCGACCACCACCACGTCCGCGAGCACGCAAGCGTCGAGCAGGGAACCCACGACGTCGACAAGTACCGACACGTCGACGTCCACACCGACCAGCCCGACCATTGCGCCAGGTGCGGGGTACGACTCGCAGGGCTGGACCGGCCATTCGGAGGTGCGCTGTTCGGGCGGCGATCGGGCGGTGCTCGTGGCCTCCTCGGACACCTCGTTGGTGACTATCTGCGAGGCCCCGTCGGGCAGCCGTTACTACCTCGGGCTGCGACCTGACCAGACTGAGAAGCCGAACAACATTCGAGTCGCGAACCCGGTCCGTGAGAGCGACGGCTGGCGAGCCAACTCCGGCGGCTATGTCTACAAAGTCACGCCGTCGATGCTGTACATCTCGAACAACTCCGGCACCTTGCGGGACGAGGCGATCTCCACCTACGTGGAGCCGTCCTGA
- a CDS encoding GOLPH3/VPS74 family protein: MTPTTDQLFMLLTKDDGKLEGKGTQRGYGLVGAMLSDLIRAGKIDVTKEKQPRLTMVDGSPTGDPVLDHGLARIAEKYNGKKLSSLINDRKLNPESLVVQRLAANGVVEVVEKKALGFVPERYPVLNPQPEQETRTRLAAVLSGSAAATSQDATLLSILQGLDVAHKVLEQESGGLGKRDLKARIEQVAAGDPGGDAVSRAIQALNTAMMTAVIIPVVVSGSS, translated from the coding sequence ATGACGCCGACGACTGATCAACTGTTCATGCTGCTGACGAAGGACGACGGCAAGCTCGAGGGGAAGGGTACGCAACGCGGCTACGGCCTGGTGGGCGCCATGTTGTCCGATCTCATCCGCGCCGGGAAGATCGACGTCACCAAGGAGAAGCAGCCGCGCCTCACGATGGTGGACGGCTCCCCCACCGGCGACCCCGTGCTCGACCACGGACTGGCCAGAATCGCTGAGAAGTACAACGGCAAGAAGCTCTCGTCCCTGATCAATGACCGCAAGCTGAACCCGGAAAGCCTTGTCGTGCAACGACTTGCCGCGAACGGGGTGGTCGAGGTCGTCGAGAAGAAGGCACTGGGCTTCGTCCCGGAGCGCTACCCGGTGCTCAACCCGCAACCCGAGCAGGAGACTCGAACACGTCTGGCTGCTGTGCTGTCGGGCAGCGCTGCGGCGACCTCGCAGGACGCAACGTTGCTGTCGATCCTGCAGGGCCTGGACGTCGCCCACAAGGTGCTCGAGCAGGAGTCCGGCGGTCTGGGCAAGCGCGACCTGAAAGCCCGTATCGAGCAGGTAGCAGCCGGGGACCCCGGCGGTGACGCTGTCTCGCGCGCGATCCAGGCCCTCAACACCGCGATGATGACCGCGGTGATCATCCCCGTGGTGGTGAGCGGAAGCAGCTGA
- a CDS encoding RNA polymerase-binding protein RbpA encodes MAERSLRGTNLSSVSHESDEGVTLSDRQLTRYQCPEGHVSELPFSVEADIPSLWECRCGAEAVLVDGPEPERKPVKHQRTHWDMLLERRSIPELEELLEERLTLLRESRGVKPRRKRTA; translated from the coding sequence ATGGCAGAGCGATCATTGCGAGGCACGAACCTTTCGTCGGTCTCCCACGAGAGCGACGAGGGCGTCACCCTCAGCGACCGGCAGCTGACCCGTTACCAGTGCCCGGAAGGACACGTCAGCGAGCTTCCGTTCTCGGTCGAGGCCGACATCCCGTCGTTGTGGGAGTGTCGCTGCGGCGCAGAGGCTGTTCTCGTCGACGGCCCCGAACCGGAACGCAAGCCGGTCAAGCACCAGCGCACCCATTGGGACATGTTGCTGGAGCGTCGCTCGATCCCCGAACTCGAGGAACTGCTCGAAGAGCGCCTCACCCTGCTGCGGGAGTCGCGCGGGGTCAAGCCCCGGCGTAAGCGCACGGCCTGA
- a CDS encoding NUDIX hydrolase family protein → MDTDTSGAWLSREELRDARERLPILYLDLVPVRVDERSVVTQVGLLLRGTSEGRIKRELVSGRVLYHERIRDAILRHIDKDLGPMALPQVPISPQPFAIAEYFPTPGVTPFHDPRQHAVSMAHVVVVMGDCAPSADALDLAWLNPDEAMELSRSEEMSGGHGVLLRQALAHLGFPV, encoded by the coding sequence ATGGACACCGACACCAGCGGCGCCTGGCTCTCCCGTGAAGAACTCCGGGACGCGCGCGAACGCCTGCCGATCCTCTACCTCGACTTGGTGCCGGTGCGGGTGGACGAACGGTCTGTCGTCACGCAGGTGGGTCTGCTGCTGCGTGGTACGTCCGAAGGTCGGATCAAGCGGGAACTGGTGTCCGGTCGGGTGCTCTACCACGAGCGGATCCGGGACGCGATCCTGCGCCACATCGACAAGGACCTCGGCCCGATGGCACTCCCACAGGTGCCGATCTCGCCGCAGCCGTTCGCGATCGCCGAGTACTTCCCCACGCCCGGTGTGACTCCGTTCCACGACCCGAGGCAGCACGCGGTGTCGATGGCGCACGTCGTCGTCGTGATGGGCGACTGCGCACCGAGTGCGGACGCCCTGGACCTCGCGTGGCTGAACCCGGACGAGGCGATGGAGTTGTCCCGCAGCGAGGAGATGAGTGGCGGCCACGGAGTGCTGCTGCGACAGGCGCTCGCCCATCTGGGCTTCCCGGTCTGA
- the lnt gene encoding apolipoprotein N-acyltransferase, producing MTTTSAPVRPALVRTAGRLPARSALAVLGGLSLWLAFPGTAWWPMAPVGVMLMSLSTIGTTARRGFLLGLLGGLACFLPTLHWSGIYVGDTPWIALSVTESLYLAFMGMAIAVVQRRGAVRPGAVAALWVLQELFRSNVPFGGFPWARLAWTTADSPLVRFASIAGAPGLTFVVALLGALLALVVFRLATGQLSLLRLLVPTAATALVGASAFVVPVPTEGKPLQVVGVQGNVPTTGLDFNAQRRAVLDNHVATTKQAARMVADGKIASPELVVWPENSSDIDPTRNADAATGIAQAVGAVGVPVIVGAVLQEPAPKVSNTSMLYLPGRGLVDQYVKQHPVPFAEYMPYRSFFRQFSDKVDLLTTEFAHGKQVGVFDIPTRSGTVKVGPVICFEVAYDAVTRAPVDRGAQLLIVQTNNATFGYTAESEQQLAISQVRAVEHGRSVVHISTVGVSGLITPDGVVHDRSELFTRKVLAGELPLRSAKTMADRWGAIPEYVIGAIAGLLVLIAWRRTRGERATVRRTGTSAPGGGVDPSDKADESTTTPSQTEEEARD from the coding sequence GTGACTACGACCTCCGCACCGGTTCGACCGGCACTCGTTCGTACGGCCGGTCGACTCCCGGCGCGGTCGGCGCTCGCAGTGCTCGGTGGGCTCTCGCTCTGGCTCGCCTTCCCCGGTACGGCGTGGTGGCCGATGGCACCGGTCGGCGTGATGCTCATGTCCTTGTCCACCATCGGGACGACGGCGCGACGCGGATTCTTGCTGGGTCTGCTCGGCGGACTCGCCTGTTTCCTGCCGACCCTGCACTGGAGCGGCATCTACGTAGGCGACACGCCGTGGATCGCGCTGTCGGTGACCGAGTCCCTCTACCTCGCGTTCATGGGCATGGCGATCGCCGTGGTCCAGCGCAGGGGTGCGGTTCGGCCGGGCGCCGTTGCGGCCCTGTGGGTGTTGCAGGAGTTGTTCCGCTCGAACGTGCCGTTCGGCGGATTCCCCTGGGCACGGCTGGCCTGGACCACGGCCGACTCACCCTTGGTGCGGTTCGCGTCCATAGCCGGAGCACCAGGTCTGACATTCGTCGTCGCGTTGCTCGGTGCTCTGCTGGCGCTCGTCGTATTCCGATTAGCCACAGGGCAATTGAGCCTGTTGCGGCTCCTCGTACCCACCGCTGCGACCGCGTTGGTCGGCGCATCGGCGTTTGTTGTCCCGGTGCCGACGGAGGGCAAGCCGCTCCAGGTCGTCGGCGTCCAGGGCAACGTGCCGACAACCGGACTCGACTTCAACGCGCAGCGCCGCGCCGTGCTCGACAACCACGTCGCCACCACGAAGCAGGCGGCCCGGATGGTTGCCGACGGCAAGATTGCGTCACCCGAACTCGTCGTGTGGCCGGAGAATTCGTCGGACATCGACCCGACCCGCAACGCCGACGCGGCAACCGGGATCGCACAAGCTGTCGGTGCCGTCGGCGTGCCGGTCATCGTCGGCGCGGTGCTGCAGGAGCCCGCCCCGAAGGTCTCCAACACCTCCATGCTGTACCTGCCCGGTCGAGGTCTGGTCGATCAGTACGTCAAGCAACACCCGGTTCCGTTCGCGGAGTACATGCCGTACCGGAGTTTCTTTCGTCAGTTCTCCGACAAGGTCGACCTGCTGACCACCGAGTTCGCCCACGGCAAGCAGGTCGGGGTGTTCGACATCCCGACCAGGTCCGGCACCGTGAAGGTGGGTCCGGTGATCTGTTTCGAGGTCGCCTACGACGCCGTCACCCGCGCACCGGTGGATCGGGGCGCGCAGTTGCTCATCGTCCAGACCAACAACGCCACCTTCGGCTACACCGCGGAGTCCGAGCAGCAACTCGCCATCTCACAGGTGCGGGCGGTCGAACACGGCCGCTCGGTGGTTCACATCTCGACCGTGGGCGTGAGCGGATTGATCACGCCGGACGGTGTGGTGCACGACCGTTCGGAGTTGTTCACCCGTAAGGTTCTCGCCGGGGAACTGCCGCTGCGGTCTGCCAAGACGATGGCCGACCGTTGGGGTGCAATTCCCGAGTACGTGATCGGCGCGATCGCGGGGTTGCTGGTCCTGATCGCGTGGCGCCGTACCCGGGGCGAGCGAGCGACCGTCCGCCGGACGGGAACATCCGCACCGGGCGGGGGCGTCGATCCGTCCGACAAGGCGGACGAGTCGACGACGACGCCGTCCCAGACAGAAGAGGAAGCACGTGACTGA
- a CDS encoding polyprenol monophosphomannose synthase yields the protein MTDIRREPLKRVLVLLPTYDERDNLPLIMARIRKAVPDADVLVLDDNSPDGTGELADDMAASDDHITVLHRAGKEGLGKAYLAGFAWGLERGYDALVEIDADGSHPPEMLPRMLEVAGEADLVIGSRWVPGGSIVNWPKSREIISRGGNLYIRLALGMPVKDATAGYRVYRACALRALGLADVSSQGYCFQVDLTWRAVRAGLVVAEVPITFVEREIGASKMTESIVREAMLNVSKWGAAHRLDQLKRLAGRK from the coding sequence GTGACTGACATCCGCCGCGAGCCGCTGAAGCGCGTGCTCGTCCTGCTGCCGACGTACGACGAGCGGGACAACCTGCCGTTGATCATGGCGCGGATCCGCAAGGCGGTGCCGGACGCCGACGTGCTCGTCCTCGATGACAACTCGCCCGACGGCACCGGCGAGCTCGCCGATGACATGGCGGCCAGCGATGATCACATCACGGTGCTGCACCGCGCGGGCAAGGAAGGTCTCGGCAAGGCCTACCTCGCCGGTTTCGCCTGGGGCCTGGAGCGCGGATACGACGCGCTTGTCGAGATCGACGCCGACGGCTCGCACCCGCCCGAGATGCTGCCTCGAATGCTCGAGGTAGCCGGTGAGGCCGACCTGGTCATCGGTTCGCGGTGGGTCCCGGGCGGATCCATCGTCAATTGGCCGAAGTCCCGCGAGATCATCAGCCGCGGCGGCAATCTGTACATCCGGCTCGCCTTGGGCATGCCGGTCAAGGACGCAACCGCCGGCTACCGCGTCTACCGCGCCTGCGCACTGCGTGCGCTCGGCCTGGCCGACGTCTCCTCACAGGGTTACTGCTTCCAGGTCGACCTGACCTGGCGCGCGGTGCGTGCCGGCCTGGTCGTCGCAGAGGTGCCGATCACATTCGTGGAACGCGAGATTGGGGCGTCCAAGATGACCGAGTCGATCGTGCGCGAAGCGATGCTCAACGTCAGCAAGTGGGGCGCCGCGCACCGACTCGATCAACTCAAACGGCTCGCCGGCAGGAAGTGA
- a CDS encoding Lrp/AsnC family transcriptional regulator, whose translation MEDLDRRIVTLLASDGRLSFTDLARDTGLSVSAVHQRVRRLQERGVIKGFRAVVDHEAAGLPLTALISIAPFDASAPDDIPDRLRGLHQIVACYSVAGEENYVLKVRVASPRELEDLLATIRSAAAVTTRTTVVLSTAWEDRSPFGD comes from the coding sequence ATGGAAGACCTGGACCGCCGCATCGTCACACTTCTGGCGTCCGACGGTCGGCTGAGCTTCACCGATCTGGCCCGCGACACGGGGCTCTCGGTCAGCGCGGTACACCAGCGGGTGCGCCGCCTGCAGGAGCGGGGGGTGATCAAGGGGTTCCGCGCCGTCGTCGACCACGAAGCTGCCGGACTGCCACTCACCGCGCTGATCTCGATCGCGCCGTTCGACGCGTCCGCGCCCGACGACATCCCCGACCGGCTGCGTGGCCTGCATCAGATCGTGGCCTGTTACTCGGTCGCGGGGGAGGAGAACTACGTGCTGAAGGTGCGGGTAGCCAGCCCGCGCGAGCTCGAGGATCTCCTCGCCACGATCCGTTCTGCCGCCGCCGTCACCACACGGACGACAGTTGTGCTGAGCACGGCGTGGGAGGACCGCAGTCCCTTCGGTGACTGA
- a CDS encoding MFS transporter, with product MDLTKQAPAGTQSTPEQRTLQRSWYWYDWACSAFVTATMTVLFGPYVTSLANKAACPTRPTDEECFTNLSVLGFSIPPGSLVPYTLTASTIISAFVLLFVGALADRSPRPTRLLGFFTLVGGVAATAMFFLEGDNWQLAIVLVIVANTSLGAALIIYSALMIRITPPDDRDRVSTVGWAMGYLGGGLMLAGALAFLLMHEKLGVSLSMTVRIIFAAGGIWWLLFGIIPVIALRNVPSAADASGKQPMFSGSFKQLKETFKELRGYPETMKFLVAYLFFNDGIQTVIAAAALYGALELKFDENQLFITILLVQFVAFLGAMLFGRMARTQGSQKLILLSLFLWTGVVCVAFFIPERAFGLWLVLSVGIGIVMGGSQSLSRSLFSHLVPKGRESEFFSLYQAMERGTSWFGTFVFGLVYQLFHSYRLSIVALVIFFVVGGLLLRAVDVRKGISDVGNHVPQVI from the coding sequence GTGGATCTGACCAAGCAGGCGCCTGCCGGGACGCAATCGACGCCCGAACAACGCACGCTGCAGCGCAGCTGGTACTGGTACGACTGGGCCTGTTCGGCATTCGTGACGGCGACGATGACGGTGCTGTTCGGCCCGTACGTGACCAGTCTGGCCAACAAGGCGGCGTGTCCGACCCGGCCCACGGACGAGGAATGCTTCACGAACCTGTCCGTGCTCGGCTTCTCGATCCCGCCGGGCTCGCTGGTGCCCTACACGCTCACCGCGTCCACCATCATCTCCGCGTTCGTGCTGCTGTTCGTCGGCGCACTCGCCGACCGCTCTCCGCGTCCGACCCGGTTGCTGGGCTTCTTCACGCTGGTCGGTGGGGTCGCCGCCACGGCGATGTTCTTCCTCGAGGGCGACAACTGGCAGCTGGCGATCGTGCTGGTGATCGTCGCGAACACCAGCCTCGGCGCCGCGTTGATCATCTACTCGGCGCTGATGATCCGCATCACTCCCCCGGACGACCGCGACCGGGTCTCGACCGTCGGGTGGGCGATGGGTTACCTCGGCGGCGGCCTCATGCTGGCCGGAGCGCTCGCCTTCCTGCTCATGCACGAGAAACTTGGCGTCTCACTGTCGATGACGGTCCGCATCATCTTCGCTGCCGGCGGCATCTGGTGGCTGCTCTTCGGCATCATCCCGGTCATCGCCCTGCGCAATGTCCCGAGTGCGGCCGATGCATCCGGCAAGCAGCCGATGTTCAGCGGTAGCTTCAAGCAACTGAAGGAAACCTTCAAGGAGTTGCGCGGATACCCCGAGACGATGAAGTTCCTGGTCGCATACCTGTTCTTCAACGACGGTATTCAGACCGTCATCGCCGCGGCAGCGCTGTACGGAGCGTTGGAGCTGAAGTTCGACGAGAACCAGCTGTTCATCACGATTCTGCTGGTGCAGTTCGTCGCGTTCCTCGGCGCGATGCTCTTCGGACGGATGGCCCGCACCCAGGGTTCGCAGAAACTCATCCTGCTCAGCCTGTTCCTGTGGACCGGCGTCGTCTGCGTGGCTTTCTTCATTCCGGAGAGGGCGTTCGGGCTCTGGCTCGTTCTCAGCGTCGGCATCGGCATCGTGATGGGTGGTAGCCAGTCCCTGTCCCGGTCCCTGTTCAGCCACCTGGTCCCCAAGGGTCGCGAGTCGGAGTTCTTCAGCCTCTATCAGGCGATGGAACGCGGCACTAGTTGGTTCGGTACCTTCGTATTCGGTCTGGTCTACCAGCTGTTTCACAGCTACCGTCTGTCGATCGTCGCGTTGGTGATCTTCTTCGTCGTCGGCGGTCTGCTGCTGCGGGCGGTGGACGTCCGCAAGGGGATCAGCGACGTCGGCAACCATGTGCCCCAGGTCATCTAG
- the ilvD gene encoding dihydroxy-acid dehydratase translates to MPELRSRVTTHGRNAAGARALWRATGMGDTDFGKPIVAIANSYTQFVPGHVHLKNMGDIVAEQVKAAGGVAREFHTIAVDDGIAMGHGGMLYSLPSREVIADAVEYMVNGHAADALVCISNCDKITPGMLNAAMRLNIPTVFVSGGPMEAGKAVVVDGVAHAPTDLITAISASASQDVDDEGLAKVELAACPTCGSCSGMFTANSMNCLTEALGLSLPGNGSTLATHQARRALFEEAGRVVVDLAKRWYEQDDDSVLPRSIATKEAFENAMALDVAMGGSTNTVLHILAAAQEGEVPFGLEDIDAVSRRVPCLSKVAPNSDYHMEDVHRAGGISAIMGELFRGGMLNENVHSVHSPSLEAWISEWDIRAESPSQTAVDLFHAAPGGVRTTEAFSTDNKWSSLDTDAENGCIRSVEHAYTKDGGLAVLHGNLAEDGAVIKTAGIDEDLWTFRGPALVVESQEDAVDAILSKRITEGDVIVVRYEGPAGGPGMQEMLHPTAFLKGTGMGKKCALITDGRFSGGSSGISVGHVSPEAAQGGLIGLVEDGDEILIDVRTRTLSLEVDEATLADRRAKMEASEHPWQPVNRDRVVTKALKAYAALATSASYGAVRDLGQIRRV, encoded by the coding sequence ATGCCCGAACTGCGTTCCCGCGTCACCACCCACGGCCGCAACGCCGCAGGTGCTCGCGCACTCTGGCGCGCCACCGGCATGGGCGACACCGACTTCGGCAAACCGATCGTCGCGATCGCCAATTCCTACACCCAGTTCGTGCCCGGCCACGTCCACCTGAAGAACATGGGCGACATCGTCGCCGAACAGGTGAAGGCGGCCGGCGGAGTCGCCCGCGAGTTCCACACCATCGCCGTCGACGACGGCATCGCGATGGGCCACGGCGGGATGCTGTACTCCCTGCCGTCCCGTGAGGTGATCGCCGACGCGGTCGAGTACATGGTGAACGGCCACGCCGCCGACGCACTGGTCTGTATCTCCAACTGCGACAAGATCACTCCGGGCATGCTGAACGCCGCGATGCGCCTGAACATCCCGACCGTGTTCGTGTCGGGCGGTCCGATGGAGGCCGGCAAGGCGGTCGTTGTCGATGGCGTCGCCCATGCGCCGACCGACCTCATCACCGCGATCTCCGCGTCCGCGTCCCAGGACGTCGACGACGAGGGCTTGGCGAAGGTTGAGTTGGCGGCCTGCCCGACCTGTGGATCGTGCTCGGGGATGTTCACGGCCAACTCGATGAACTGCCTCACCGAGGCGCTGGGACTTTCGCTGCCGGGCAACGGTTCGACCCTGGCCACCCACCAGGCGCGCCGGGCGCTGTTCGAGGAAGCCGGACGCGTGGTGGTCGACCTCGCCAAGCGTTGGTACGAGCAGGACGACGACTCGGTGCTGCCGCGCTCGATCGCGACCAAGGAAGCGTTCGAGAACGCGATGGCACTGGACGTGGCCATGGGTGGTTCGACGAACACCGTGCTGCACATTCTCGCTGCCGCCCAGGAGGGCGAGGTGCCGTTCGGCCTCGAGGACATTGACGCCGTCAGCCGGCGGGTGCCCTGCTTGAGCAAGGTCGCGCCGAACTCCGACTACCACATGGAAGACGTACACCGCGCCGGCGGAATCTCGGCGATCATGGGTGAACTGTTCCGGGGTGGGATGCTCAACGAGAACGTGCACAGCGTCCACTCCCCCTCCTTGGAAGCATGGATCTCCGAGTGGGACATCCGCGCCGAGAGCCCGTCGCAGACAGCGGTCGACCTGTTCCACGCCGCACCGGGCGGGGTGCGCACCACCGAGGCGTTCTCCACCGACAACAAGTGGAGCAGCCTGGACACCGACGCCGAGAACGGGTGCATCCGCTCGGTCGAGCACGCGTACACCAAGGACGGCGGCCTCGCCGTGCTGCACGGCAACCTCGCCGAGGACGGCGCAGTCATCAAGACCGCCGGTATCGACGAGGACCTGTGGACCTTCCGTGGCCCGGCGCTCGTCGTCGAGAGCCAGGAGGACGCGGTCGATGCGATCCTGTCCAAGCGCATCACGGAGGGTGACGTGATCGTCGTCCGCTACGAGGGACCGGCCGGTGGCCCGGGCATGCAAGAGATGCTGCACCCGACCGCCTTCCTCAAGGGCACCGGCATGGGCAAGAAGTGCGCGCTCATCACCGACGGCCGGTTCTCCGGCGGCTCCTCGGGCATCTCGGTCGGACACGTCTCGCCCGAAGCAGCCCAGGGCGGTCTGATCGGCCTGGTCGAGGACGGCGACGAGATTCTCATCGACGTCCGGACACGCACCCTGTCGCTGGAGGTCGACGAAGCGACGCTGGCCGATCGCCGCGCCAAGATGGAAGCCTCCGAGCACCCATGGCAGCCGGTGAACCGTGACCGCGTCGTCACGAAGGCCCTCAAGGCGTATGCCGCGTTGGCGACGTCGGCGTCGTACGGTGCGGTGCGCGACCTGGGTCAGATTCGACGAGTCTGA
- a CDS encoding FxsA family protein: MAQRRGRGKIGWILFLMLLVIPVIEVIVIIQVGRTIGGWQTFGLLVLWSLIGAWLVKSQWRTAWRALRTALQTGRMPARELTDAALILIGGTLLLAPGFLTDIIGLFLILPFTRPLARPLLQAAVARRLLDGTMVGATTVSTGPTGTPGAGPMTGPRRRPAQDDVIEGEIVDD; the protein is encoded by the coding sequence ATGGCCCAGCGACGCGGACGCGGCAAGATCGGCTGGATTCTGTTCCTGATGCTGCTGGTGATCCCGGTCATCGAGGTGATCGTGATCATCCAGGTGGGACGCACCATCGGCGGTTGGCAGACGTTCGGTCTGCTGGTGCTGTGGTCGCTCATCGGTGCCTGGCTGGTCAAGAGCCAATGGCGTACCGCCTGGCGGGCGCTGCGCACTGCACTGCAGACCGGCCGCATGCCGGCCCGCGAACTCACTGACGCCGCGCTGATCCTCATCGGCGGCACACTTCTGTTGGCGCCCGGGTTCCTGACCGACATCATCGGTCTGTTCCTCATCCTGCCGTTCACCCGGCCTCTCGCCAGGCCACTGCTCCAGGCAGCGGTGGCACGTCGGCTGCTCGACGGAACGATGGTCGGGGCGACGACGGTGTCCACGGGTCCGACCGGGACACCCGGTGCCGGCCCGATGACCGGCCCGCGGCGCCGTCCGGCGCAGGACGATGTCATCGAGGGTGAGATCGTCGACGACTGA
- a CDS encoding DoxX family protein, translated as MALVRMLARPLLAAPFIFGGFNQLRSSGQLAPKAAPVTDRLAAPLKLPTNDPNTLVKANGAAMVAGGILLATGKAPRVASTLLSGLLIPTTLAGHAFWEADTEEEKRRHLVSFVTNLGLLGGLITAAVDTAGKPGLPYRAGMAKNAIGRAAHTTALEARLAAANAQNKLPV; from the coding sequence ATGGCGCTCGTACGCATGCTGGCCCGCCCGCTTCTTGCCGCCCCGTTCATCTTCGGTGGCTTCAACCAGTTGCGCTCCAGCGGCCAGCTCGCCCCTAAGGCCGCGCCGGTCACCGACCGTTTGGCTGCGCCGCTGAAACTGCCGACCAACGACCCCAACACCCTGGTGAAGGCGAACGGTGCCGCGATGGTCGCCGGCGGAATCCTGCTCGCGACGGGCAAGGCGCCCCGCGTCGCCTCGACGCTGCTGTCGGGTCTGCTGATCCCGACCACGCTCGCCGGGCACGCCTTCTGGGAGGCCGACACCGAGGAGGAGAAGCGCCGTCACCTCGTCTCCTTCGTGACCAACCTCGGTCTGCTCGGTGGTCTGATCACCGCTGCGGTCGACACTGCGGGCAAGCCGGGTCTGCCCTACCGCGCCGGCATGGCGAAGAACGCCATCGGCCGCGCTGCACACACGACCGCGCTCGAGGCACGCTTGGCGGCGGCCAACGCGCAGAACAAGCTGCCGGTCTGA